In the Synechococcales cyanobacterium T60_A2020_003 genome, one interval contains:
- a CDS encoding carotenoid oxygenase family protein: MQSLSVDPSSLSASNLSYSLEDWQKGYESLRDEYTYWIDDIEGAIPADLEGTLFRNGPGLLDVNGQPIQHPFDGDGMVCAIAFKDGKAHFQNRYVRTEGYVAEQKAGRILYRGVFGTEKAGGWLANAFDFKLKNIANTHVVYWGGKLLALWEAAEPYCLNPQTLETLGIERFDGQLQHGEAFAAHPRFDPSCAADGGAPRMVNFSIKPGLSTTITVFELNQAGEIVERHAHSVPGFAFIHDFAITPNYCIFLQNPIAFNPLPMALGLRSAAECLSVDHRQPTKLLVIPRHSNGSVQSFTTQAGFVFHHVNAFEQDGQIVLDSVCYADFPRVRSDEDFREVKFARIPPGQLWRFCMNLEKGTVERQQLDQRGCEFPVVHPGLVGRPYRYFYIGATHAPEGNAPLQAIMKVDLESGDRQLWSAAPRGFIGEPIFVPRSPHNSEAPEDEGWVLSLCFNAEKECSELVILDAQDFGKGAIARLRLKHHVPYGLHGMFTPEYFGSHPNLQQS, translated from the coding sequence ATGCAAAGTCTCTCCGTTGATCCGAGTTCCTTGAGTGCGTCCAACCTGTCCTATTCCCTAGAGGATTGGCAGAAAGGCTATGAGTCGTTGCGGGACGAATATACTTACTGGATTGATGATATAGAAGGTGCGATTCCAGCCGATCTCGAAGGAACACTCTTTCGTAATGGGCCTGGATTGCTTGATGTAAACGGTCAACCGATTCAGCATCCCTTTGATGGAGATGGCATGGTGTGTGCGATCGCCTTTAAGGACGGCAAAGCCCATTTTCAGAATCGCTACGTGCGAACAGAGGGCTACGTCGCAGAACAAAAAGCCGGACGGATTCTCTATCGTGGCGTCTTTGGCACCGAAAAGGCTGGGGGATGGTTGGCAAACGCCTTTGACTTTAAGTTGAAAAACATCGCGAACACCCACGTCGTTTATTGGGGTGGAAAGTTGCTAGCCCTTTGGGAAGCGGCAGAACCCTATTGCCTCAATCCACAGACCTTAGAAACCCTAGGGATTGAGCGATTTGACGGTCAGTTACAGCACGGGGAAGCCTTTGCCGCCCATCCTCGGTTTGATCCCTCCTGCGCGGCAGACGGTGGCGCACCCCGGATGGTGAACTTTTCGATTAAACCGGGACTGTCCACCACGATTACAGTTTTTGAACTCAACCAGGCGGGAGAGATTGTAGAGCGTCACGCCCATTCCGTTCCGGGCTTTGCGTTCATTCATGATTTTGCAATCACGCCCAACTACTGTATTTTTCTCCAGAATCCAATCGCGTTTAATCCTCTCCCGATGGCGCTCGGTCTGCGCAGCGCTGCCGAATGTCTATCCGTAGATCATCGCCAACCCACAAAGCTTTTGGTGATTCCGCGTCATAGCAACGGCTCGGTGCAAAGCTTCACAACCCAGGCGGGCTTTGTCTTCCACCATGTCAATGCCTTCGAGCAAGACGGTCAGATTGTGCTCGATTCGGTGTGTTACGCAGACTTCCCCAGGGTGCGATCGGATGAGGATTTCCGCGAGGTCAAGTTTGCCCGAATTCCGCCCGGTCAACTCTGGCGATTCTGCATGAACTTAGAGAAAGGGACGGTAGAACGTCAGCAGTTAGATCAGCGTGGATGTGAATTTCCGGTTGTCCATCCGGGGTTGGTGGGTCGTCCCTATCGCTATTTTTATATCGGTGCAACCCACGCCCCAGAAGGAAATGCGCCCCTGCAAGCAATTATGAAAGTGGATCTGGAGTCCGGCGATCGCCAACTCTGGAGTGCGGCTCCGCGTGGATTTATTGGTGAACCGATTTTTGTGCCGCGATCGCCCCATAATTCCGAAGCCCCTGAAGACGAGGGTTGGGTACTCTCTCTCTGTTTCAACGCCGAAAAAGAGTGTTCAGAGTTAGTAATTTTGGATGCTCAGGATTTCGGGAAGGGAGCGATCGCTCGTCTACGGCTGAAGCACCATGTTCCTTATGGATTGCACGGTATGTTTACGCCAGAGTACTTTGGTTCTCATCCGAATCTCCAACAGAGTTAG
- a CDS encoding folate/biopterin family MFS transporter, with translation MTASSPDLGDRPQSLGVKIKAFIRDKILFGNEPTPELLAILLVYLVQGVLGISRLAVSFFLKDDLGLTPAQTSALLGIAALPWVIKPLFGFLSDGLPIFGYRRRPYLVLAGLLGTGCWLAMATVIHSAWAATLAMTLNSLSVAVSDVIVDSIVVERARRESIEKAGSLQSISWGASAFGGLLTAYLSGFLLQQFSTQIVFGITAIFPLIVTLVAGLVTEAKVDHSSEWTVVQQQMRDLWKAVSRPAILLPTAFVFIWQATPTAESAFFFFTTNELGFEPEFLGRVRLVTSVASLIGIWLFQRFFRSVPFRQIFAWTTILSALLGMTALLLVTHANRAIGIDDYWFSLGDSLVLTVMGQIAFMPVLVLAARLCPKGVEATLFALLMSVFNLAGMISHELGAGLTYIMGVTETNFENLWLLVILTNVTTLFPLLFIRWLPSGDINPDDIEEGYPIVESPEPVLEGHPN, from the coding sequence ATGACCGCTTCTTCACCAGATTTGGGCGATCGCCCTCAATCCTTGGGGGTAAAAATTAAAGCATTTATTCGAGACAAGATCTTATTTGGCAACGAGCCAACCCCCGAACTTCTCGCCATCTTGTTGGTGTATCTCGTTCAAGGGGTTTTAGGTATATCGCGCTTAGCGGTTAGCTTCTTTCTGAAAGACGATTTAGGACTCACGCCTGCCCAAACCTCAGCCCTACTCGGTATCGCAGCGCTGCCTTGGGTCATTAAACCCCTGTTTGGGTTTCTCTCCGATGGGTTACCCATCTTCGGCTATCGTCGTCGCCCCTACCTGGTTCTAGCCGGACTCCTGGGGACAGGATGCTGGTTGGCGATGGCTACCGTGATCCATTCTGCGTGGGCTGCAACCCTAGCCATGACCCTCAACTCCCTGTCCGTAGCAGTGAGTGATGTGATCGTAGACTCGATCGTGGTGGAACGGGCGCGGCGAGAGTCCATTGAAAAAGCAGGTTCACTCCAATCAATCTCCTGGGGCGCATCGGCCTTTGGAGGACTGCTGACCGCTTACTTGAGTGGATTTCTCCTCCAGCAGTTCAGCACCCAAATCGTCTTTGGAATTACGGCCATCTTCCCCCTGATCGTGACGTTAGTGGCAGGACTGGTGACCGAGGCCAAGGTGGATCACTCCTCGGAGTGGACGGTCGTACAGCAACAGATGAGAGACTTGTGGAAAGCGGTGTCTCGTCCTGCCATTCTCCTCCCTACGGCCTTCGTGTTCATCTGGCAGGCGACCCCAACCGCAGAATCCGCTTTCTTCTTCTTCACCACCAACGAATTAGGGTTTGAACCAGAATTTTTGGGACGAGTTCGCCTAGTGACAAGCGTTGCTTCCCTCATTGGGATTTGGCTCTTCCAGCGTTTTTTCCGTAGCGTTCCGTTCCGTCAAATTTTTGCCTGGACGACCATCCTCTCTGCGCTGTTGGGCATGACAGCTCTCCTGCTTGTAACCCACGCAAACCGGGCGATCGGGATTGATGATTACTGGTTCAGCTTAGGCGATAGCTTGGTCTTGACCGTCATGGGGCAAATTGCCTTTATGCCTGTGCTGGTATTGGCAGCGCGTCTTTGTCCAAAAGGGGTGGAAGCGACTCTCTTTGCCCTGTTGATGTCGGTCTTTAACCTCGCAGGCATGATTTCCCACGAGTTGGGGGCTGGCCTGACCTACATCATGGGCGTTACGGAAACCAACTTTGAAAACCTGTGGCTGTTAGTTATATTAACGAATGTAACAACGCTGTTTCCCTTGCTGTTTATCAGGTGGCTACCGTCTGGGGATATCAATCCAGACGACATTGAGGAAGGATACCCGATCGTCGAGTCTCCAGAACCAGTGCTTGAGGGACACCCGAACTAA
- a CDS encoding DUF72 domain-containing protein yields MRQFFLGCAVWAYKDWVGDFFPLGSRSSDFLRLYSERLTTVEGNTTFYSVPGKNMVQRWATETPPDFQFCLKLPKTISHQGAIAPYVTNAIAFLEHMDLLGSRLGPLMLQLPPSYGVQYLEDLRNFLKGWGDRHPLAVEVRHLDWFSKAAQALNEMLREFQVGRIVLDTRPIYNCPEDPQIASERRKPQVPLAADVTAPFTIVRYISHPTLSMNQGYLDEWVHQVSQWLKQGTRIYFFVHCPQEVHSPAIARHFQACLEAQSIAVPPLPWNQIQQPDTQLSLF; encoded by the coding sequence ATGAGACAGTTTTTCCTCGGATGTGCGGTTTGGGCGTATAAAGACTGGGTTGGTGACTTTTTCCCTCTAGGAAGTCGTTCCTCCGATTTTCTACGCCTCTATAGCGAACGCTTAACAACCGTAGAAGGCAACACTACTTTCTATTCGGTTCCCGGTAAGAACATGGTGCAGCGCTGGGCAACGGAAACCCCTCCAGACTTTCAGTTTTGCCTGAAGCTACCGAAAACCATTAGCCATCAAGGGGCGATCGCTCCCTACGTCACCAACGCGATCGCCTTTTTAGAACACATGGATTTGCTAGGATCTCGGCTTGGCCCCTTGATGCTACAACTGCCCCCCAGCTACGGGGTACAGTATTTAGAGGATTTGCGGAATTTTCTGAAGGGATGGGGCGATCGCCATCCCCTAGCGGTCGAAGTGCGCCATTTAGACTGGTTCAGTAAAGCCGCCCAGGCGTTGAACGAGATGCTGCGGGAATTCCAAGTTGGGCGAATTGTGCTGGATACGCGACCGATCTACAACTGTCCGGAGGATCCGCAAATCGCGTCCGAACGGCGGAAGCCTCAAGTTCCCCTAGCCGCAGACGTAACGGCTCCGTTCACCATTGTTCGCTACATTAGCCACCCCACCCTATCGATGAACCAGGGTTATCTCGATGAGTGGGTTCATCAGGTCAGCCAGTGGCTCAAGCAGGGAACTCGGATCTATTTCTTCGTACATTGCCCTCAGGAAGTTCACTCCCCTGCGATCGCTCGTCATTTTCAAGCGTGCCTAGAAGCACAATCCATTGCGGTTCCGCCCCTACCCTGGAACCAGATTCAGCAGCCCGACACCCAACTTAGCCTCTTCTGA
- the tatA gene encoding twin-arginine translocase TatA/TatE family subunit: protein MFGLGWPEIAIIAFIALLIFGPKKIPELGGALGKTLRGFKDEMNKPAGELEGEGEDVDQDDA, encoded by the coding sequence ATGTTTGGTTTGGGTTGGCCTGAAATTGCAATCATTGCATTTATCGCTCTGTTAATTTTTGGGCCGAAAAAGATTCCGGAACTGGGGGGAGCACTGGGTAAAACGCTCCGGGGCTTTAAGGACGAGATGAATAAGCCTGCGGGTGAGCTTGAGGGCGAGGGTGAGGATGTTGACCAGGATGATGCCTAG